One genomic window of bacterium includes the following:
- a CDS encoding PhzF family phenazine biosynthesis protein translates to MSFPLVQVDAFTDAPFAGNPAAVCILPQAFDARWMQRVAAEMNLSETAFLHREENGFRLRWFTPAVEVDLCGHATLASAHVLWEENFLPVQEAAHFSTKSGTLICTREESGWIGMDFPAVPEAGAPPPDALVEALGITPRYCGRTKFDYLIEA, encoded by the coding sequence ATGTCCTTTCCCCTCGTTCAGGTGGACGCATTCACGGATGCTCCCTTCGCGGGAAATCCGGCGGCGGTCTGCATCCTGCCGCAGGCCTTCGATGCGCGGTGGATGCAGCGCGTCGCGGCCGAGATGAACCTCTCCGAAACGGCTTTCCTCCACCGCGAGGAAAACGGCTTCCGGCTCCGCTGGTTCACCCCGGCGGTCGAGGTGGACCTTTGCGGCCACGCGACGCTGGCGAGCGCCCACGTGCTCTGGGAGGAGAATTTTCTCCCGGTGCAGGAGGCGGCGCACTTTTCCACGAAGAGCGGCACGCTCATCTGCACGCGGGAGGAAAGCGGCTGGATCGGCATGGACTTTCCCGCCGTGCCGGAGGCAGGCGCGCCGCCGCCCGATGCGCTGGTCGAGGCCCTCGGCATCACGCCGCGCTACTGCGGCCGGACGAAATTCGATTACCTCATCGAGGCGG
- a CDS encoding MOSC domain-containing protein, with protein MWKGEVVSVHLAPAAAAPMESPDEIRLIEGAGVEGDRYAKGEGTFSKNEGPHREVTLFEQEVMDTIARDQGIQVTGADVRFNIITRGAPLHHLVGKTFRVGGTTLRGVRLNDPCKHLERTVGVPGIADALINRCGLNAEIIAGGAVRPGDPAEEA; from the coding sequence ATGTGGAAAGGAGAAGTCGTTTCGGTCCATCTCGCGCCCGCGGCGGCCGCGCCGATGGAATCCCCGGATGAGATCCGCCTCATCGAGGGCGCCGGGGTCGAGGGCGACCGCTACGCCAAGGGCGAGGGCACCTTCTCGAAAAACGAAGGCCCCCACCGGGAAGTCACCCTCTTCGAGCAGGAGGTGATGGACACCATCGCCCGCGATCAGGGCATCCAGGTCACCGGCGCGGACGTGCGCTTCAACATCATCACGCGCGGCGCGCCCCTCCATCATCTCGTGGGCAAGACCTTCCGGGTCGGCGGGACCACCCTGCGCGGGGTGCGCCTCAACGATCCCTGCAAGCACCTCGAGCGCACCGTCGGCGTCCCCGGCATCGCGGATGCCCTCATCAACCGATGCGGCCTCAATGCCGAGATCATCGCGGGCGGCGCCGTCCGCCCCGGCGATCCGGCGGAGGAAGCGTAG
- a CDS encoding MOSC domain-containing protein, translating into MSTWQGEVVSIHTAPAAGEAMTDLQEVEALAGRGLAGDRYAKESGTHSKAAGPHRHVTFIESEVLESLKRDDGIELPGVLCRRNIVTRGVQLMGLVGKEFKVGGVTFRGVRLNEPCRYFQNLVQIEGVVKALVHRSGLNAEVVAGGRVRVGDRMGE; encoded by the coding sequence ATGTCTACTTGGCAGGGCGAGGTGGTGTCGATCCATACGGCGCCCGCCGCGGGCGAGGCGATGACCGACCTCCAGGAGGTGGAGGCGCTCGCGGGGCGCGGCCTCGCGGGGGATCGCTACGCGAAAGAGAGCGGCACCCACTCGAAGGCGGCCGGGCCCCACCGGCACGTGACCTTCATCGAGAGCGAGGTGCTCGAATCCCTGAAGCGCGATGACGGCATCGAACTTCCCGGCGTTCTTTGCCGCCGCAACATCGTGACGCGCGGGGTGCAGCTCATGGGCCTCGTGGGGAAAGAATTCAAGGTGGGCGGCGTGACCTTCCGCGGGGTGCGGCTGAACGAGCCCTGCCGGTATTTTCAAAACTTGGTTCAGATCGAGGGGGTAGTGAAGGCCCTCGTCCACCGCTCGGGCCTGAACGCCGAGGTGGTCGCGGGCGGCCGGGTCCGCGTCGGCGATCGAATGGGAGAGTAG